A part of Maridesulfovibrio hydrothermalis AM13 = DSM 14728 genomic DNA contains:
- a CDS encoding DUF814 domain-containing protein — MNKKYDALALFSGGLDSILACKVIQDQGLKVLGLHFVTPFFGNPEKVEHWEKIYGVEIMAVDISDEYIQMIMDIPSYGMGKLINPCVDCKIMMISHAKALLDRFEAKFIISGEVVGQRPMSQRPTALNAIKNTSDTRDVLLRPLCAQSQPITPVEEAGLVDREKLPNIAGRGRKDQLAMAREYGFTEIPTPGGGCKLTEIENSARFFPLFKKLDKPDVNFFKLAITGRQYWAGNKLLAIGRNQRDNERVEELFRENDYMFEVRGFPGPLSLGRAACNEEWTRQEIIDAAAMTASFSPKAVKSGEEVSVAIISPEGEMAINVMPARETETGFSGPDLEGLKEWKIAREKSKQVKRV; from the coding sequence ATGAACAAGAAGTATGATGCACTGGCCTTGTTTTCAGGCGGGCTGGACAGTATATTGGCATGCAAGGTTATTCAGGATCAGGGGCTTAAAGTTTTGGGTCTCCATTTTGTGACGCCGTTTTTCGGCAATCCTGAAAAGGTTGAACACTGGGAAAAGATCTACGGTGTTGAAATCATGGCTGTTGATATCAGCGACGAATATATTCAGATGATCATGGACATACCAAGTTACGGCATGGGGAAATTAATCAATCCCTGCGTGGACTGTAAAATAATGATGATCAGTCACGCCAAAGCCTTGCTTGATAGATTTGAGGCAAAATTTATAATTTCCGGCGAGGTTGTCGGACAGCGGCCTATGTCGCAGCGTCCCACTGCGCTTAATGCCATTAAAAATACTTCCGATACCAGAGATGTGCTTTTGAGGCCGCTTTGCGCTCAGAGTCAGCCTATTACTCCAGTGGAAGAAGCCGGTCTGGTGGATAGAGAAAAGCTTCCTAATATAGCTGGAAGGGGGCGCAAAGATCAGCTTGCTATGGCCAGAGAATACGGCTTTACAGAAATTCCAACTCCCGGGGGCGGCTGCAAACTGACTGAAATAGAAAATTCCGCCCGCTTTTTTCCACTTTTTAAAAAGCTGGATAAACCGGATGTGAATTTCTTTAAGCTCGCGATAACAGGGCGTCAGTACTGGGCCGGAAATAAGCTGCTTGCCATAGGCAGAAATCAGCGGGACAATGAAAGGGTTGAAGAACTTTTCCGTGAAAATGACTATATGTTTGAGGTTCGTGGGTTTCCCGGACCGTTGAGTCTCGGGCGAGCTGCCTGCAACGAAGAATGGACAAGACAGGAAATTATTGACGCAGCGGCTATGACCGCTTCTTTTTCTCCCAAGGCGGTCAAATCCGGCGAGGAAGTAAGTGTTGCCATAATTAGTCCCGAGGGTGAGATGGCTATCAACGTCATGCCTGCAAGGGAAACTGAAACCGGCTTTTCCGGACCTGACCTTGAAGGGTTGAAAGAATGGAAAATTGCTCGTGAAAAGAGTAAACAGGTAAAAAGAGTTTAA
- a CDS encoding calcium/sodium antiporter, with the protein MISNAFFFMLSIFLLWFGADWIVGSASKIARKYKVSDLVIGLTIVAFGTSAPEFLVTATAAFKGMSDISLSNVVGSNIFNLGFILGLMALIKPLPTNRSLAFRDTPLLLATTALILGLAYFDKLDRSAGVMLLAILGGYISYLMVHSRRAAKSLSGVVPEVDEDATGEVTTKDWLKLLAGFIGIALGGEFMVDSASEIARHFGVSNWVIGMTIVAAGTSLPELVTCLAASLKGRNEMLLGNLIGSDFFNFAGVLGLTCVLRPLEVTPEALPGLTMLVGMVGLVLIFIRSGWKVTRLEGAILISLSLGRWVFDFMG; encoded by the coding sequence ATGATTTCCAATGCATTTTTCTTTATGCTCAGTATTTTTCTGCTCTGGTTCGGAGCGGACTGGATTGTAGGTTCTGCATCTAAAATTGCCCGTAAATACAAAGTGTCCGATCTGGTTATCGGCCTGACTATTGTCGCTTTTGGGACATCAGCTCCTGAATTTCTGGTTACTGCCACCGCAGCGTTTAAGGGAATGTCTGATATTTCCCTGTCCAATGTGGTCGGTTCCAATATTTTTAATTTAGGCTTTATTCTCGGCCTGATGGCCTTGATTAAACCGCTGCCGACCAACCGTTCGCTGGCATTCAGAGATACTCCGCTGCTGCTTGCAACAACAGCCCTGATACTTGGACTGGCTTATTTTGATAAGCTGGACCGTTCAGCCGGAGTTATGCTGCTGGCAATCCTCGGCGGTTATATCAGCTATCTTATGGTGCATAGCAGGCGGGCAGCTAAAAGTCTGTCCGGCGTTGTTCCTGAAGTAGATGAGGATGCAACAGGTGAAGTTACCACCAAAGACTGGCTTAAACTTCTGGCCGGTTTTATAGGCATCGCGCTCGGCGGTGAGTTCATGGTTGATTCTGCCTCTGAAATTGCCAGACATTTCGGCGTTTCCAACTGGGTGATAGGCATGACTATTGTTGCTGCGGGAACATCACTACCTGAACTGGTGACCTGTCTGGCTGCGTCTCTTAAAGGACGTAATGAAATGTTGCTGGGTAACCTGATCGGCAGTGATTTTTTCAACTTTGCGGGAGTACTGGGACTGACCTGTGTATTGCGTCCGCTTGAAGTTACACCTGAAGCACTGCCCGGACTTACCATGCTGGTAGGGATGGTCGGGCTGGTACTTATTTTTATCCGCAGCGGATGGAAAGTCACCCGCCTTGAGGGGGCAATTCTGATCAGTTTAAGCCTTGGCCGCTGGGTGTTTGACTTCATGGGCTGA